One Spodoptera frugiperda isolate SF20-4 chromosome 10, AGI-APGP_CSIRO_Sfru_2.0, whole genome shotgun sequence genomic region harbors:
- the LOC118277553 gene encoding uncharacterized protein LOC118277553 isoform X5: protein MKIKNPFSITRIAELRWLLVGACSGTDMNQGGVKNVVTEPTRLENKRERRRGAAGRAAALRRAPSDSDCSGETASLSADSGDRAPRPPPQPTRAGKNRGRRRGSEWEVLEGLKDGQRFEKRPDVFNGYLHKKRKWPLKGWHKRFFVVDGGILVYARSPTDVARGRLHGSVDVGLSVISAKARRRRIDIDADEFIYHLRAKTPDVFRTWLNVLKAHRLYRQHLLTFGARESVPKIHAPLEDLPPTDNSSRTSHESLDTSSGSSDDSPFPRKKELSTDELLHSSYNYYSPMSFSPPIDEEKEYNTPTAQICETHFNEKLFNNHRSLCSMNCVARFRKDQLQRKKSPNISVGSTEAEKQIHSTDLDINSIKTIETVFEDEAKTHRQTSPFRYSESKQPLFSESKVEPTAAYYFFTRNKSRASIINSPMKRSKKSTNLVKYRNYFNEPTLRRPLSKCMLLGKYKMKPEQTDEADSEKIDSSEKSTDREVACETVQTESNEVQVTIIENKALQDAMTTSDYDNITERLMVSIFENAKNTTVTDVKVYIQQVIKDLYDVKFQEVHPVKALFRSLLEYWLKNTTVEPIKTAMRHSRSIDRQSNKYFTKDENLSSVYIGQVSKQTQFHGLSEMLFQYKKKPNTTKPVTKAPDLPPKSPSPRRDTESFEKERRIQELERLLKNTVYMCETTRSNQQRDIKTTKTLINNIGKMSPKMEEVTSTESPNENSNNSSTEKIQQTLNHLISDTSISPDVAREFFSAYLDVLLKEDYKSLSETSSRSSEHTVASKDSKEISCQVQTEAVTKTASKSITTLKEEVSKPKSTEVLKTIDPGQLYLKELLERITTIFSKVKKMEDKTWTNEKQDNVKCDLKHPECKDELGRPVKEYPGKNLIYENYDDNSVVIDLSKYDLEHISMYSDPKVQGIMSISIKLKEKPPTAVENKHAHLSLQFADSERVKTEVQKEMKENWLKYIQNTNSNEIFKKRSKSPDTLIDLNKEFDLKPYSSSSDATSKAYKIVHESEHSIDLSFKSSNTSFLRGLDPKPSFENENTSCYIMSFNKEPTKFQPKKKVRLKDYNGVSKRSPSHSPTKQPELSIFEQPAPRVIDEKFILLLLENLSLLSKNIPSLHKDINNLFMKLRKKHEKILKNCGNIYGLSLLGKIYNEDSDSGACRKEISTQWDVVTCFPVSEEVPITKKAKNTFSCTNLNLKDANISAIDLKLVMNSEVQTKSQCDELMICYDRVPPPSLGDASITGNVVKVHSIHKIKLTEVDKKTNEHATAAPNWIHKITKECSMTTLIKRVLDPEAKIPSSTKATSREYIMKKKKNSSKLRQDLIKEIALLSPSFKVSTQSQTDRRLMRFVREKWLEKDFKVYQLFHSKKYNVTRASSATDSNIEVNASDELKTLYRCSSDPSYCSGLLSPTGGPIRGPQAGFVSGTPGGRLSGWIIESGGPLENASRELGQAQLSVQQLQRLLDALELQQQLHHDTDVSLEGASPNVKKDRRKFGLRKKKSNSKCASVELQASHIDPSSSHMALSALTAPPSPGGGASSVPNSAASLPIAFLSTFLASTLVPCAAARPQSLPGAETLATAPGPASLTSLTPDHQLREDFTVLAKDLVANLKTVVATLVCERGRLRAAMDAAETASTPGAVMAALRTNLTTALQQNSELRSRLSRIHDASDLAEISSVGPNSDAVNNRQFQQSLSYSSSCVSASEFFDAEEHDSDHKPAEIIAADESGVIELEGDSSSEAGSLSSEEGSASSDNSDGAIVSAEQVTLRAEPGPAAGWSRRTRLPSPRPTPGGPSLWNLLYKNIGKDLSQISMPVTINEPLNMLQRLCEELEYSELLDSAAECKSPIERMALIAAFAVSAYASSAHRAASKPFNPLLAETYECVRDDKGFRFIAEQVSHHPPISACHAESSRWCFWQEARIKTKFWGKSMEFQPTGRVHVKLLTTGDHYSWNKVTTCVHNLFGGQRWVDQYGDMHIACHGTDITCKLNFIKASSWSSSRHEVRGMVQGGGARLRLAGRWSEALYAGDPPAARCLWRPGAMPPEHELYYGFTRFAMELNELEPAMRGTLPHTDTRLRPDQRALEEGDVEAAEQLKHQLEQAQRDRRRDVAAHTAAWFRKTLESGEETWVFNGEYWKAREAGFPDDVAPAIW from the exons CCGAATTAAGATGGTTACTGGTGGGCGCGTGTAGCGGCACTGACATGAATCAAGGAGGAGTGAAGAATGTCGTCACAGAGCCGACGCGCCTCGAGAACAAAC GTGAGCGCCGTCGCGGCGCTGCGGGTCGCGCGGCTGCGCTGCGGCGCGCGCCCTCAGACTCGGACTGTTCAGGGGAGACCGCCTCACTGTCCGCCGACAGCGGGGACCGCGCCCCTCGGCCGCCGCCGCAGCCCACGAGAGCTGGCAAGAATAGGGG tCGTCGTCGAGGCAGCGAGTGGGAGGTGTTGGAGGGTTTGAAAGACGGCCAGAGGTTCGAGAAGAGGCCAGACGTCTTCAACGGTTACCTACACAAGAAGAGAAAATGGCCTCTCAAAGGATGGCACAAG CGATTCTTCGTGGTAGACGGTGGTATCCTAGTATACGCTCGGTCGCCGACGGACGTGGCTCGCGGTCGACTGCACGGATCAGTGGACGTCGGCCTCTCCGTCATATCGGCCAAGGCGAGGCGGAGGCGCATCGACATTGACGCCGATGAGTTCATATACCACCTCAGAGCGAAGACTCCTGATGTCTTCCGGACCTGGCTTAATGTGCTGAAGGCTCATAG GTTATACCGACAACATTTGCTAACATTCGGTGCGCGGGAGTCGGTACCGAAGATCCACGCCCCGTTAGAAGATCTACCACCCACAGACAATTCTTCtc GTACCTCCCACGAAAGCCTGGACACTTCCTCGGGCTCGAGCGACGACTCCCCGTTCCCCAGGAAGAAAGAATTGTCCACAGACGAGTTACTCCACAGTAGCTATAATTACTACAGTCCCATGTCATTCTCACCCCCAATAGACGaagaaaaagaatataataCACCAACCGCTCAAATCTGCGAAACACACTTCAACGAAAAACTATTCAATAACCACAGAAGTCTATGTTCCATGAACTGTGTCGCCAGATTCAGAAAAGATCagttacaaagaaaaaaatcgcCAAATATCTCCGTAGGTAGCACTGAAGCAGAGAAACAAATACACAGCACAGATCTAGATATCAATTCTATTAAAACTATAGAAACTGTCTTTGAAGACGAAGCTAAAACTCACAGGCAAACGTCACCGTTTCGGTACTCCGAATCAAAACAACCCTTATTCAGTGAGAGTAAGGTCGAACCTACCGCAGCATACTACTTCTTCACACGCAACAAATCGCGCGCCTCTATTATCAATTCGCCAATGAAGAGGAGTAAGAAATCTACGAACTTGGTAAAGTATAGGAACTATTTTAATGAGCCTACTTTAAGGAGACCTCTAAGTAAATGCATGTTGCTTggcaaatacaaaatgaaacctGAACAAACTGATGAAGCTGATAGTGAGAAGATAGATAGTTCTGAGAAGAGTACAGACCGCGAGGTGGCCTGTGAGACTGTGCAAACGGAGAGCAATGAAGTCCAAGTGACTATCATAGAGAACAAGGCGCTACAAGACGCCATGACGACGTCAGACTATGACAACATCACGGAACGGCTCATGGTGTCCATATTTGAAAACGCCAAGAACACCACTGTGACTGACGTGAAGGTCTACATACAACAAGTGATCAAAGACTTGTATGACGTCAAGTTCCAAGAAGTACATCCAGTGAAGGCACTCTTCAGAAGTCTACTAGAGTATTGGTTAAAGAATACTACGGTGGAACCAATCAAAACCGCCATGAGGCACAGCCGCTCCATAGACAGACAGTCAAACAAATACTTCACGAAAGACGAAAACCTCTCAAGTGTTTACATCGGTCAGGTTTCAAAACAAACACAGTTTCATGGACTCAGTGAAATGCTGTTTCAGTATAAAAAGAAACCGAATACCACTAAACCTGTGACCAAAGCTCCAGATCTACCTCCTAAAAGTCCCAGCCCAAGGCGAGACACGGAGAGTTTcgagaaagaaagaagaatacAAGAGCTAGAACGGTTACTCAAGAACACGGTGTACATGTGTGAAACGACTAGAAGTAACCAACAGAGAGATATTAAAACAACTAAAACCTTGATCAATAACATTGGCAAAATGTCTCCGAAGATGGAAGAGGTTACTTCAACCGAATCCCCTAACGAGAACTCTAATAATTCTTCTACGGAAAAGATACAGCAAACTTTAAACCATCTTATAAGCGATACTTCAATATCCCCTGATGTAGCTAGGGAGTTCTTTAGTGCGTACTTAGACGTTTTACTCAAAGAAGATTACAAGAGTCTATCGGAAACTAGTTCACGGTCCAGTGAACATACAGTCGCTTCTAAAGATTCTAAAGAAATTTCCTGTCAAGTGCAGACGGAGGCTGTCACGAAAACGGCCTCAAAAAGCATCACAACGTTAAAAGAAGAAGTATCGAAACCAAAGTCAACTGAAGTCTTAAAAACCATAGATCCGGGACAACTGTACCTCAAAGAGTTATTAGAAAGAATAACAACAATATTCTCTAAAGTAAAGAAGATGGAGGATAAGACGTGGACCAACGAGAAACAAGACAACGTCAAATGTGACTTAAAACATCCAGAATGTAAGGATGAGTTGGGAAGACCCGTCAAAGAGTATCCTGGCAAAAATCTCATCTACGAGAACTATGACGATAATTCAGTCGTGATCGATCTTTCTAAATACGATCTGGAACATATATCGATGTACAGTGACCCTAAGGTACAAGGGATCATGTCAATTTCTATTAAACTTAAGGAGAAACCCCCGACAGCGGTCGAGAATAAGCACGCACACCTTAGTCTTCAATTCGCAGACTCGGAGCGCGTGAAGACAGaagtacaaaaagaaatgaaagaaaattggCTGAAGTACATCCAAAATACTAACTCCAACGAGATATTTAAGAAGAGGAGTAAAAGTCCAGACACATTAATCGATTTGAATAAAGAGTTCGATTTGAAACCCTACTCGAGTAGCAGTGATGCGACATCTAAGGCTTACAAAATTGTCCATGAGAGCGAACATTCAATAGACCTGTCTTTTAAAAGCAGTAATACCTCCTTCCTCAGAGGCTTGGATCCAAAACCCTCATTTGAGAACGAAAACACATCGTGCTACATCATGTCTTTTAATAAGGAACCGACAAAATTTCAGCCCAAAAAGAAAGTTAGGCTTAAAGATTATAACGGTGTGTCGAAAAGATCTCCATCTCACTCTCCGACGAAGCAACCAGAATTATCAATCTTCGAGCAGCCAGCCCCTAGGGTTATCGATGAGAAATTCATATTGTTGCTTTTAGAAAACTTATCACTGCTATCTAAAAACATACCGAGCTTGCACAAggatataaacaatttatttatgaagttgAGAAAGAAACATGAGAAGATTTTGAAGAATTGTGGCAATATATACGGGTTGAGTCTTTTAGGCAAGATTTACAATGAGGATTCGGACAGTGGGGCTTGTAGGAAAGAAATTTCCACGCAATGGGATGTCGTCACCTGCTTTCCAGTAAGCGAAGAAGTTCCTATAACAAAGAAAGCAAAAAACACGTTTAGCTGTACCAATTTAAACCTTAAAGATGCGAACATAAGTGCGATAGATTTAAAGCTTGTGATGAATTCCGAAGTCCAGACAAAGAGTCAGTGTGATGAACTAATGATTTGCTACGATCGTGTGCCACCACCGTCCTTAGGCGACGCTTCCATCACTGGTAACGTGGTAAAAGTCCACTcgatacataaaattaaattaactgaagTAGATAAGAAAACGAATGAACATGCAACTGCTGCCCCAAATTGGATCCATAAGATTACTAAAGAATGTTCTATGACTACTCTGATCAAACGTGTACTAGATCCAGAAGCGAAAATCCCCTCCAGTACAAAAGCAACCTCAAGAGAATACATtatgaagaagaaaaagaattcGTCAAAATTACGACAGGATTTGATCAAAGAAATAGCGCTCTTATCGCCTTCGTTTAAGGTTTCTACTCAATCGCAGACTGATAGGCGGTTAATGCGTTTTGTTAGAGAGAAGTGGTTGGAAAAGGATTTTAAAGTGTATCAGTTGTTTCATAGTAAGAAATATAACGTTACGAGAGCGAGTTCCGCGACTGACTCGAACATCGAAGTGAACGCGAGTGATGAACTGAAGACCTTATATCGATGTTCTAGCGATCCTTCATACTGCTCTG GGCTGTTGAGCCCCACCGGCGGGCCCATCAGGGGCCCCCAAGCGGGGTTCGTGTCAGGCACCCCAGGAGGACGCCTCTCCGGCTGGATCATAG AGTCTGGTGGTCCTCTGGAGAACGCGTCCCGCGAGCTGGGCCAGGCGCAGCTGTCCGTGCAGCAGCTGCAGCGGCTGCTGGACGCGCTGGAGTTGCAGCAGCAGCTCCATCATGATACTGAT GTATCTCTGGAAGGCGCCTCCCCCAACGTAAAGAAGGACCGCCGCAAGTTCGGCCTGAGGAAGAAGAAATCGAACAGCAAGTGTGCCTCCGTCGAACTACAAGCTTCTCACATAGACCCGTCCAGTTCACATATG GCTTTGTCAGCGCTAACAGCGCCCCCCTCTCCCGGCGGCGGTGCGTCGTCAGTGCCCAACTCTGCCGCCTCCCTGCCCATAG CTTTTCTATCAACATTTCTGGCATCCACTTTAGTTC CGTGTGCAGCAGCTCGTCCCCAGTCGCTGCCTGGTGCTGAGACCCTGGCGACGGCTCCAGGACCTGCCTCCCTCACCAGTCTGACTCCTGACCATCAGCTCAGGGAAGATTTCACCGTGCTAGCTAAGGATCTAGTCGCTAATCTGAAGACTGTTGTGGCTACATTG GTATGTGAGCGTGGTCGTCTCCGAGCGGCAATGGACGCGGCGGAGACAGCTTCTACGCCGGGCGCCGTAATGGCAGCGTTACGGACGAACCTCACTACAGCACTACAACAGAATTCCG AACTCCGCTCCCGGTTGTCGAGGATACACGACGCGTCCGACCTCGCCGAGATATCGTCTGTCGGACCTAACTCTGATGCT GTGAACAACCGTCAGTTCCAGCAGTCGCTGAGCTACAGCTCGTCGTGTGTGTCGGCGTCCGAGTTCTTCGACGCCGAGGAGCACGACTCCGACCACAAACCCGCCGAGATCATTGCCGCTGATGAG TCAGGAGTGATAGAGCTGGAAGGCGACTCCTCATCAGAAGCGGGTTCCTTGAGCAGCGAGGAAGGCTCGGCCAGCTCCGACAACTCTGACGGTGCGA TAGTGTCCGCGGAGCAGGTGACTTTGCGCGCGGAGCCCGGGCCGGCGGCGGGCTGGTCGCGGCGCACGCGCCTGCCGTCCCCGCGCCCCACGCCCGGCGGGCCCAGTCTCTGGAACCTGCTCTACAAGAACATCGGCAAGGATTTGAGTCAGATCTCCATGCCTGTTACTATTAATGAGCCGCTTAATATGCTGCAG CGACTATGCGAAGAACTAGAATACTCCGAGCTGCTAGATTCAGCAGCAGAATGCAAGAGTCCGATAGAGCGCATGGCGCTGATCGCCGCGTTCGCGGTGAGCGCGTACGCATCGTCCGCGCACCGCGCCGCCTCCAAACCGTTCAATCCTTTACTGGCCGAGACTTACGAGTGCGTGCGCGACGATAAAGGGTTCCGGTTTATTGCTGAACAG GTATCCCACCACCCCCCAATATCAGCGTGTCACGCAGAATCCTCGCGGTGGTGCTTCTGGCAGGAGGCGAGGATCAAGACCAAGTTCTGGGGCAAGTCCATGGAGTTCCAGCCCACCGGCCGAGTCCATGTCAAGCTGCTTACTACCGGAGACCATTATAGTTGGAATAAA GTGACGACATGCGTGCACAACCTGTTCGGCGGGCAGCGCTGGGTGGACCAGTACGGGGACATGCACATCGCGTGCCACGGGACCGACATCACCTGCAAACTCAACTTTATTAAG